A genomic stretch from Anopheles nili chromosome X, idAnoNiliSN_F5_01, whole genome shotgun sequence includes:
- the LOC128728579 gene encoding probable basic-leucine zipper transcription factor Q, which produces MSTVNVWQCRYQVLVALLALAGGTLGQLSFHNDPSQNSFSIKLPAFQQTFTRYFGNQPHGALLQQQQQLPNTLMQPSLIGSQAQAYQQRQQQQQQQPLYYQQQAQQQPQPDSLNRYVAQFPDQPHYTVQENYINPNIRLRQQQQRLLQQQMQQLNNYQGLGAQPAPTAQDASVYSAGNQPQPQSQYEYTQQPTGAEADLGQEQPVKGQQYQPVDGQRGHFQQQQHQGNSATDASTAAKLIGVAFSPSNEVSQVKFSSAGLKYNF; this is translated from the exons ATGTCGACTGTCAACGTGTGGCAATGTCGCTACCAAGTGCTGGTGGCGTTGTTGGCTCTGGCTGGTGGAACGCTCGGTCAGCTGTCATTTCACAATGATCCCTCGCAGAACAGCTTCTCGATCAAGCTGCCCGCCTTCCAGCAAACGTTTACGCGCTATTTCGGCAATCAACCACACGGggcgctgctgcagcagcaacagcagcttccGAACACGCTG ATGCAGCCATCTTTGATAGGTAGCCAGGCACAAGCTTATCAACAgcgacaacagcagcagcaacagcagcctcTATATTATCAGCAGCAAGCACAACAGCAGCCACAACCCGACAGTCTCAACCGGTATGTGGCGCAGTTCCCAGACCAGCCACACTACACCGTGCAGGAGAATTACATCAACCCGAACATTCGCCtgcggcagcaacaacagcggctTCTTCAGCAGCAGATGCAGCAGTTGAACAACTATCAAGGTCTTGGTGCACAGCCTGCCCCAACCGCTCAGGATGCGAGTGTCTACTCAGCCGGAAATCAG CCACAGCCACAATCGCAGTACGAGTACACTCAACAACCGACCGGGGCAGAAGCTGATCTTGGACAGGAACAACCGGTTAAAGGGCAGCAGTACCAACCTGTAGACGGACAGCGAGGTCacttccagcagcaacagcatcagggAAACTCAGCGACAGATGCCTCAACAGCTGCAAAGTTAATCGGTGTTGCCTTTTCACCCTCGAACGAGGTGTCGCAAGTAAAGTTCAGCAGTGCCGGTCTTAAGTACAACTTCTGA